CTGAGCAGCTccgcgggggggagagggggggcgATGTCCTCGCTGCTGAAGGAGGACCTGGCGAAGAGGCTGTTCGGCCCCCGGCGGCGGAGGCTGCACGAGTTCATCGAGGTGGAGGGCTCGGGCGCCGAGCGCTGCTACCTGTGCGCCGCAGGTACCGGGGCAGCCCgccgggcgggggcgcgggcgccTGGGTCGGCGCCTGGGAGTGCACGAGTGGGTGTGCGAGGGGAGGTGGGCGTGGGTGCCCAAGGATGGCCGCGCGTGGGGGCGGATGGGTGCGTGGCGATGCGAGGGTGCGCGTACCTGGGTGTgcgagggagcggggccggggctcggctCCCGCCGGGGCCGgtggcggggcgggagcggggagcgCCTCGGCGCGGGGCGGCTGCAgccccgggcccgccgcgccgcccgcagCGCCGCCCGCAGctccggcagctccccagcacggCACGAAACCCAGCTCGCTGTCCCCGCGCAGCCGGCAGCCTTCAGAAACGGCGTTTTCTCCGATTTCTGATTCATACGGGCTGGAGCTTTGATACCGGCGGAGAAAGGTGACACTTCCAACACGAGTGCTGAAAGTGTTGAGGACGTGGCAGTGCTGTGAGTGCCTCATCTGCTTTTAAAAGAGCGATACCTTACCGTAGTTCTAACTAGTTTTCCCATAAGAAAGCAGAACAATACACTAACATTGCAGGAAACATTTGTAATTTTTAGAGCTTTGGCACTGTCCCTTGTCTTGGTCTAATGTCCTACATATTGTCCCAATGACTTTGGGAACACTAAACTAGACTTGTGgtttaaataaatacacatttgagTTAGTAATTAGCACGAACTGTGAGTAAAACAAGATTGCTGCGAGTGATAAGCTTAATTATCTGTCTACTTACTAAATTTGATTTCAAGTGTATCTGTTTCATATCATTTTTAGAACAAGGTTTCagaaaagtttgtttgttttttatttcacaaTAGTGAAAGATACTCAAAAAGAGAAATGCTCTCATCCATAAGTAGTTAGGTTGAAGTGAGTGCTTCTTCCAGTCTGTTTCCTCTTCAGGTTCAAAATACATGTAACGGGTAGAAATAATCTATGTACTTGAGACATAGATTGGGTTAACATCCGATATGGGATGATGTCAACCGTATTCTGTGATCATTATCTTTCTAAACATCTGAAGTCTTTAGAATATTTAAGTTGTTTTACAGATCACTGGAAATACTAAGCAAGCTATGTTCCCTGTGCTCATGTAATTTTGGTAGAACAGGCTTCGTATTTTAGAACTgtaaaaatagttttaagaaaTGGATTCCTGAACATCACAGAGCTTCTAAATGTACCGAAATACCAACCTGATTCATAGTTTATAAAACTATCTGGTAGAAGTATTTTTAGTTGCATGTGGTAGATCTAAACAGTTCGCTGTTACGAAACATCCAAAGAGGAGAAATAACATCACGCACCTTTAAAATCTTtactaaaaatttatttttaaggtaaaggAGAACAAGCCATTAAAGAAAGCCTCTAATCAGATTAACTGATTGGAAGTCTCTGAATACATAAAGGAACATTTATGTAGAGTATTAAAAGTGGGATCTCTCCAGTATCCAATATTAAACTCTCTTCATATATTCAGGCATAGTCAAGTAAATGGTGAGCAGAGTGGAAATCTGATTCTGAAAGATGGGTTGCGTCCGGCTGCCGGCAGCTACTGTAATCTGCTGTGATTCTGTAGGAGCGAAGCACATTCTCTAAAATCTTATCCCTGCAATACGACCTCAGTATATTCCTGTTGATTTCAATTACCataacaaaaaagaattaaaatcagACAAACTATAGGCAAAACTTTAGAAGTCTATGCCTTTTGAAATCTGTATTACCACAAAATCTTGGTGTGGATAACTGAACAATGTTATTTTTGTGCCATATGCCCAacattatttcccttccttttcacaATAGCAAGTCCCAGTTCTTGCATGAAGGCAATAATATCCTTTCACTAAATGCTTTATAAACCCTGGAAGAACGTCAAGCTGAAACGCAACCGCATTCAGGGATTTTCACAACCCAGTACGGGTATGCCTGAGAATGGTAGGTATAACATTGTATTATCCAACAGAGACTCTGAAAAAGGTGGTCCATGGAAGACCTTAAGAAATAGTTTGTGCTCTATGAAGGCATTGCCATAGCCGTGCCCTCCCCAAGAAAAGCTTTTAGAGTTTAATAGAATGACATGGTAGATCGGAGTTCATGTTCtagataaaaaattaaattttctttaattctgttaACCGAGTGCAAGAACAAGCAATATCTAAAATGcaggaaaagtaaagaaagatttttttttttttaagttgaaagtAGTCCACCCAAGTTTCACCACTGGGCAGGACACACTCCTGGTTTCGTTACTCCTAACACATCTGTGCTCTGTCCTTATGTCATACGATTTCTGCTCCTGCATGAGGAGTAGCAAAGTGGCAGTCTGTGGGACCTGGCGGCCTCTAGGACATCCCCTTGTATTTCTGCAGGACTGGGGGCTTTTGGGGTTGGGCttgcttccttttgttttaacTCTGAGGGAGGCAACATATTCCCtcacaagcaagcaagcaaacaaacaaaatgggaGAAACTGAAAGGATGAAGAGAACTTTCGAAGATTAGCCTACTAGATGTGCTTGCAAATGAAAACCATTGTAACTTCTCCATAGAAGATAACACAGTGGTGGTCCTTTGGTTAAAAATCATTGAGCAACTACGACTGATAggaccagaaaaaaaagcaacaatgatTTGTATTTCCCAGGCAGGGGAGCCATAGGCTGAGAGAAATTATAATCAATTTACATACCTTTTCCgctgtttttctttgcaatgGAAAGAAGGCATATCTCCAACATAGATCCtttgtttgtctttgtttaaTAATCATTGTCTTATAAACAGGTGAGAAGTAAGAGGCGTTTTAACAGGAATGAGATAAAATTAGTCAAGTTTCAAAACGGGTTTTCAAAAATTCAGGcagtatttagaaataaaagaattttgcTCCTGCAACTGTAGCCTCGTGCTATGATGTCAAAATGCTCCTGCCAGACGTAGGTGACATTTTACCTTAGGCTACCGGACGGCTTGGGGAAGTGGCCTGCCCTGCAGCCGTCATGCTGGATGTGCAGGAGATTGTTCAGGCTCCGGTGCTTTTCACACTCATTATTGTGCGTTGCAGAAATCCGATCTCCTACGCAGCACTCAATGTAATCAATTAATAATGGTAGTTATTGCAAAGAGTCTCTTCGTGCTCTTTTTACTCTCATTTCCTGCCTAAGTTGGAAAATAGTAATTTCTACAAAGATAGCATTGGGCAACTTGAAgctttaagaaatattttcaatgttatttttgttAAGTGGCCTGCTTACATGTTTTATAGGGAAAGaagagttttgctttaaaaaaagtaatggcTTCATACGAGAACTTCATCCACAAAATGGGAAGTATAGCACAAGTCATGTAAATACAGAGCCTTGGTAGCGGTTTTGCAATTTTCTGACTCCAGCACCCCAAAAGATTTCCCCTTGAAGTAAGCAGGTTACGTGGATTATCCATAGAGATCCAGTGCCAGAATTAGGCTTTCATTGCACTGCTAGTGAATTCAGGTGAAACGCTTTTGCTCAGACAAGGTTTTCTTTTCACAGGACCGGTAAGGTAAATCCTAAATCTACTAAAAGCTGACAGGTTTCATAGGCTGAGAACATGGTGCTATTCCTACTACCTGGGCAAAATAAAACTATTAAGTCCGGCACAGCCCTATATAGCCCTGCCCGTCATCGTTTAAGTTATTATCTAAAATGTAGTTTGATTAAGTCTTTTATTACTGGAACTTTTGGGAAGTACTTGCTTGCAtatctaaactatttttttcttgtagtgaCTAAAAGTGAAGAAGTAGAAATATGTATGGTTAAACACTTGCGAGTGGATCGAGAGGAGAAATATGAAATAGTTGAAAAGTGGTTTTTGAAAGATCTGGAGATGATTGATGGAAAAGAGGCAGATACTGTAAGTGTTATATATTATTAAGTATATATATTAGAGTATACTTTTCTTTatgtaaaaaccaaaataaatcaaaccTCCCAGGAACTTTGCTTTTATTGCATGCGAGAGGCTCCGTATCGCATTTGCACtgttggggggggcgggggggaggaaggagagattttcttgtttgttgtAATCTTCATCTCTCCGGTTGAGATCTGAGGGACAAGCTAGACGTTTTCTAATTTGTTCATCATAACTGGGAATAAAAGTTCTCCACCTGCAGCTCTTAGTGTAAACTGGAGTTAATCCCATAGATTTTAatgtgtatttgaaaacaaaatttcgttaaatatttttatggagaATGTGACACTGTCAGTTGAATGTATGAACCTGTTCTCTGTGTGACAACGTCTTGCAAGTGCATTGTTTGGTGTACCAGCTCACAAAATTGTGCCTCTTTCACACAGCTTAATCACACATTACTTGGATCAATTAAATATTTGTGTATTCGTGTGTGTAAATATGAAACAGCTTTGGCTAGATCTGGCTGACTTACTCGTAAAAAAGTCCTAATCTCCCAGATACAACTTCAGAAGGGTAAAATGAGGCTGCAGTAGTACGATACAGAACAACACCAAAAGTAGAATTAAATCCTATTTTACGAAAGCTAGAAGAATGTGCCGAGGAGAATATCTCACTGCATGTATGAGAAGACATTTTAACAGTCATCCATGCATAATAAATGTAGTCCaggaaaaaatgacttttttccctttgaaagtgCTTTCAAATGAACATAAAATAGAATTCAGATTACATTATCCTAGTGAAAGAGAAATCAAGAGCCCACAGGAAAGGTTTCAGAGCCTTGCTCCAAGGAAAATGACAGACTGTGGTTGTTCTCCTTTTGTCCTGAGCACATCGCCCTCAAGTCTAAAACTAGGAACCTGGGAGACGGAGGAGGTGAGCTCAGGTTCAGAGTATCCCTGCACCCTGAGAGCTCTTTGCAGTTTAGGCCAGAGGGGAAAAAGAGCCAAAACTAATAATACTTTACGTCCCCTCTCCAAGTGATCTTGCTTCTGGAGATGttcctgtcccttccccagccAAGGCAGCCAGAGGATTTCCTTATCGCTTGCCCACATGAATTAGCTTTTTTCTGAAGTGTTGTGCTAAATTATCCTTCAGAGATGATTCAGCCTTCCATGACTGAGTTGATCAAAATCGGTCTCATTTTTGGTTAAAGAAAAGCCTAAATGAACCTCAAACTCGTAATTATAGGGTGATTAACACTGCTATAAATATTCCTAATAGTTATTCATATCCATAGAATTTAACAGAACTTAGCTGCTGCTAGGATTAATTGTGCCAAAGAGCCAGAAAGCACAGAGAATTACAATTTAGGCAGGAAGGGCAATCAATATTCTTCTTCTGACAGGCATATATAGTTATAGTCCAAGGCAAGTGCTTTTCATACAGTGTGTTTTAGGCAACATGACAAATTGGTTCATTTCAAAACAAGGTTGTATAATCCCAATAAAGTGCAGCGTATGGCTTGGGCAAACTCTGAAAGTTTTACTAGGGCAAAACTCCTAATGGCAAAGAATAGCAGCTAATTATAAACTGCTACTTTGTAAAGTTTTAAAAGACCCTTTAGTATGAATAGCAGAAATAGCAAAGTCCTTTAGAGTCCGTCAAACTGAGAAAAAGCCCTGAAGGTAGGTGGGCAGAGAACAACAGATTGCTGTTCTAACATCTGTAATGCGTGTAATAATTTCATTCTCCCTCCGTTTTTTTAGGATAATCCATATTTTGATATGCACTTCCACAAAGTCTACAATCTGGAAGCATATAGTTGTGCATCTAAATATACCTTTGCTCGAACGCTAAGCAAACTGAATGAAATGTACCTTAAGAAGGACTTGAAGATTGTGAACTTTGATGACACCTACCTGAATGATGATTCAATCTGGTCATCCAACAATAGGGATTGCTTAGTACTTATGAGGATATGCTTCTATGCTTCCAACCTTTTATGTCTCTCCCTGTGTCCTTTGTCCTAAAGATGCATTTTCTAACATTAAGGTGACTGGTTGACTTTCATTGACCAGCATTTCATAAATCATCTGATCAAAGAGATAGTAAGTGATATGCAGtatctgctttttaattttacatataaGTAAAAAAGGGAACATACTTTTTACATAAATAATAGACCATTCATTTATATACATTAGGAGGGCCTCGCTCTGGCAAATACAAATATATGAGATTTTCAACATAGGACCAGTAATTCTCACGGTCAGTGGTGATTGCTTATGTAAGTAGAGTTCGGCATTTGCTCATATGTTCATGGAGGTATAAATTATCTTTCATTAAtagctggaaatatttttaaagcattaagaGCATTAACAGTTAATTTACATCCTGGaagtagaaaaaagaaagcaaccaaaTGAGTTCTGTATGAGAATGATGCACACTTCCATTTTCAAATGTGTTGAAATACAGAACTTCGTTAAAGAGATCACACCTATATCAGTACAAGAATCAAACCCTCATCCTGATGAATCGGAGTTTTGCATTCAGGTCCCACGGGACCAACTTTTCACCTATGCAGTTATGTTATTTTTCCCTCAAAACATTTCGTACTCACTTCGGCCTTCCCATTATTTGTGGTACTGtcttagaaacagaaaaatgaatgttCTTAAGCAGAATTGCTTTATTTGTCAGACCtttcagaacttttttcttttgtatcgTTAACATCTTCTTTCTTGCACTTTATTGCTTATGTCTATGAACAGGCCTGGTTAGGGAATGGAAATTGTTTGTTTATGTCTCTTCTCTACCTCTGGACCGAGAGTTAACAAAATACTATGTAAACAGTAGTTGTTGGCTACCACAGTTACTTTGTAGGCAAGTGATAGACTTTTCAAAATTCACAGAATTATGAGAGTAATTTTCACCAGTTTCTAGCTATGCGTTAGCATATTCAGTGCACTACTTAAAAGTGTATTAGTACTTAGAGTTACACTTAACATGGGGTAGAGTCTACTGAGTGGTTTGGAAGATCTCACCCATAACAAAAAATAACAGCTGGACTTGTGACAGCATTATATTACAGTAGAAACAGAGGATGAATTAAAGCTGTATTGAGCAAGAGCTGAAGAGGAACGATGTTGACAATAAGAAGCACAGTGATATTCCCAATGTCAGTCAGCTAAGCTAGTTGGCTGCTCTTCCCATAGTCAATAAAGAAATGCCAACCCAAAAGGTCATTCAGGGAAGCTTCTGGTCAGAACGTCCTGCAGGAGAAAATTTGCCTTCTCTTTTGCCGGCCAAGAGAGTACAGGGAGACTAGGTGTGGACTGAACCAGCTACGTACCTAAAGCTGGCTGATGTGAATAGCTCCTGGGAAATCACGAGCTGGTTAATGTTCTCTCTCAGTACCTGCCGTCTGTAAAATGGGATAGTCGCGCAAGGGTACTGTTGACTCATACTTCACTGTTGTCTTTCACATGGACTCGCACCTTCGAAAACATTGGTGTAAATGTACTTTGGATTCAAAATTGAAATAACATCAAATAAGTGAGAGTATATTTGAAAAACTGTATAAAACGTACAGCTTTctactttactttttaaatgttaTCCTATTGCTTGTATATAGGAAAGGCCATACCTTTGATTAGCTAATCTTCAGAAACTGTGTATTTATTCTAGGCATATGTTGTAAAGTACATTCATTCTAACCCAAATCTTAGTAATTAAGTGTATCTTGACAGCTGTGAAGGCAGTTTATGTGGGTAACACAAATCTTCTGGAATTTGTAAGGACTTAAGTCTTACATTTGCCACCTAGATACTGTTAGAGAGAAGGACTGTATTTATAGTAATTGTTTATGAAATGCAGTTGTTCTTTTCAGAACGTCTTTGGGATAATCCAGTGCAAGTATGTGTGTTGTAACATTTGATCCATAGCTACAAGAAGTATTTGCCCAACATCCAGGTTCCACAAAACCATCTTCAATAGCAAGTATAATTCAGACCACTATTATCTATGATACGTTGTCTTGCTTGGACTATGTATTAATTGTAGAGGTCactgttttctgtaatatttacAAATTCTTTGCTTAATAGgcacaaggaaatattttctggGTGGAAAAGCTCCCATCATTCATCTTGTAATAAAAACATAGAACCTCTAATAATAAGCACTTCAGAGCattcttttgaaataaagtaCAGGTGTAGGGAATTCCTGACCAATAATTGTCTGTATTGTGTTAGAAACTGATAAgctaaaaattactgtaatgttCAACTGTATTTAATGGACTTGCATCAGTAGTTTATATCTTTCTATTCTTGTACTGTATAAACATTAAACTGACTATATTAGAAGACAAATAAGCCTGCATTTTACGTGGAATAATATGCAATTAAAATCTTTTTGTCGTTTCTTCTGTCTGATAACATAATATTTCAGACATTCTTCACTAAGCGATCAGACTAAACAAAacgaaaggagaaaaaaagagattgtcCATGTAAATTACTTCAGTTATTATCAAAAggataaatactttaaaagatcTATGCAGACCTAATTTAGGGGCTCCTTACATTTACACAGTTCTTTATAAGATGTCAAATACCAAGACACTGTGTAATCGCTAGACTGACCTGATGGCACTATGGAAAGTCTTTGTCCTGAGGTGCGGGAGACTGTCACTTTGCGGTTAGTATAGCACAGCAGCACCACAGGAGATAGAGAATATGCTAAATTATAAAAGGAGAAGACCCGACAGGCTAAATAGCCCATCTTTCAATTCATGCAGAATTGTTTCCTACATCACACTTCCTGACATTGGATATACAGAATGTAGTTTGAAATATAGTATCTGGGGATTCAACTGCTTCTCCTGGAAGACTTCTCCAAAACTGAATAGGAAGAAATTTACAGGAGTAAAGGATTATCACAAATGCATTTGTAGCATTCTTATAAAAGGCTTCAACTAAATGATGGAGTGAATTAATACTTGAGATTGTGGATATAATGTGGATTTTCTTCAGAAGACAGGAATTGTTATCGGCCATATCTGTTccggagaaaagaaaaaatacggCAGCCTGAACATGAAGAAGAGTGATAACGAGCAAACAGAACTTTATGCTCACTTgtttaaaaggcagaaagagaataGAGGCTGCCATAAAAGACAGatgatgtttttttcccaagtgtatttttttaaactctttaacCAACATCAGAATTAAGAATACGGGGAAACCTATGAATATTTTGTATGTAGCATTTAGCAATACCATATTTGTCTTATTctatacttaaaaaaatacatccgTTTCCTGCAGCTCCATGctataaaaagcatttaacatCATCATTCAGATAAGATAGTTCCATATCAACAAAAAATGCACTGGCAAAGTTCCACTGGAGTTCATGGATTTAAGATAATTTTCACCATCTAAGACCCATGAccttatatttaaaacagaaggaCTCTTTTCCTGTGTGTTTATCTTTCATGGATAACTAATCTTTTCCTGCATCTTAAATTAAGCAAATACAGATCaatgcagaattttaaaaataattttggaagtgAAACAGAGCAGGGAGCCTGTTCTGGACCGTGCCTTCTGGGTTACTTCTCATTCTTCTCCTTTATATTTTGGAGTCGTACAGATAGTAACCCACCTCTTCCCAACGAAAGCCTATACTATTTTCCCTGTCATCTACCTATTCCCCAATACTTTCAGTCACTTTCAGCATATGAATCTATCTTCTTCCAGTAAAGCAGGAGATTGTATTACATAATTTGTAATAtgtaatttaagaatattttatctTGAGTTAAAGTCAGTATTGGGAGATCAAAGGCCCTTTCTAAAGAGCATCTGTGGGAAGCTAAAATAGGAGGGGAGAGAATAGCACTGTGCATCCTGGAAGAAGATCTCATGTCAGTGTTAATATGTGTAATCACATTTTAGCATTAACAACCTacttgggggggggcggggttgCCCTTTAGCAGAATTAACAGCTAAAGACAGGAAACTAGAAGGGTTTTGACTAATAATAACAGCTTTATGAAACCTTGTCCAATCTTTTATGGCTGCCTTGTCCAGTCTTTATAGATCTAGCCAGAGACAGTTACATTTTGTGGCTGAACTGAGAAATTACCAAACTGTAACTTCTCTTTTAACCTTGGCCCTCATGAATGATATATTATAGAAGTATACAGCATGTTGTTTTGTAAGTAAGCCAGAAAATAGAAGTACATTCAGCAAGACTCTGTTGGTCAGTAATGTTTAATGCTTTCAGTCAAGtggaaaaaagatacaaaatgaTGAAATCACAGTTTTACATATTAAAAGTCTACATTTTGGCAATTTATAAGAATCACTTGGAAAAGGTGATTTCTGTTGTTCTTTATTGGTCATGGCCCGGATAATACATTTTATCAGCCATACCCTAAAGGCATACGGATATATTAATGTGAATAAGTCATACAGTTTAAGTAATCTGTAATGATTTCAGCCTTTCCTTAACTCTGCATACAAGCATTGAAGAAATATGATATTAATTTACATTAATAATACTAAAAATGAGTTAAGTGTATTGATCGTGTGGAGAACCTCCGTCACAGCGAAGTTTGAACTGGAAGGTAGTTCCAGTTCTCACTCACTTCAGCAGTGGCTACAAGTAGCTACGGCCAGATTTAGACATCATTTCTCATGGTTAGATGCCAAATCCTAAATTTCATGATCACTAGTCACAGAGTAACTGTTCCCTCTGAATTATCACTGGCATCAAAGACTGTCAGTTACTAAGGGTGCTTCTGCTTAGGGGTAAAGCCAAAATCTGAATGCTTTTCACAGAAGTTATCTTAATCATGATGCTGTGGCCAAACTGAATTACAGCATGCGGTCAGAGATGGACTTCTTCGTCATTTGAAATTCTAAGATACTGTCATATTGTAATGTATCGTATACATctctcctggttttggctgggatagagttcattttcttcctagtagctggtatagtgctgtgttttggatttagcatgagaataatgttgataacccagggatgttttagttactgctgagcagtgcttacagagagtcaaggccttttctgcttctcaccccaccccaccagcgagcaggctgggggtgcacaagaacttggcaggggacacagccgggacagctgaccccaactgaccgaagggatattccatgccgtgtgatgtcatgctcagtatataaactagaggaaaagctggccggggatctgctgctcaggaactggctgggcattagtcagccggtggtgagcaattgcattgtgcatcacttgttttgtatattctttcatcatttttattattttccctttcttttctgtcgtattaaattgtctttatctcaacccacaagttttacttttttttttaattctctcccccatcccactgtggggggtggagtgagcgaacggctgtgtggtgtttagctgcctgccgggttaaaccacaacagtccttttttgatGCCCAATGTgaggcacgaagggttgagataacgacagatctgaccagagcatgttaaaacaaatttgttataagcattcattattaggttaatagtcgctGGTTGCAATGTTGAtgtatttgctctcagagttgttgtgcttgttctcagagttgtgctATGTAACACCTTCCTTGCTGTACacgttccctgttgtgctgtttatcacctctgggagctagATTAAGGTTATCATTATGCTGTACTGTGTAGCACTGgcttatgatgtgataaaattactggCATGAGACTAACCTGGTATTTGTACttagcattgctgtcatctccgtacttCAGGAACCACctcttggaaactattaataattacactttttaccttttctccttggagagccaatctatgggggagacaaaGGGGGACACTTTCctctgctccttcaccttccccttctcccccaggctacttacaatagctcttgagaattttgaatatccttgggatgttgaaaccagcatgttcctattggtatgtctcctgaatgtggttcaggtcttgtttaaggataaacaactatttaagaataccacccagagatctgccccgaggctggatagttatgagtggcagggtgtgtgggataggatgggcaagtacctaggacagtgggcacctccagtgttttggaacttcacccctgaacaagtgcggAATCCTTAAaagctgtcaccctggcaattccagagagacacaaatcactgcaatgtgctggggcctggcccatgcctaccaagccctgttcaacaccattcagtaccctcaaggggaagcgaaggtctctggatctgacgacaaagcaacaggcactgcggctacgcCAACCCCCGCGACACGCACCGCGGTTACTCCaacccctgcgacaggcactgcggctactcaacccccccgcaacaggcactgcagctgaaccacagaaccaacccgtgccagtatcagttgcccctgataca
This region of Aptenodytes patagonicus chromosome 4, bAptPat1.pri.cur, whole genome shotgun sequence genomic DNA includes:
- the EXOC1L gene encoding exocyst complex component 1-like isoform X1, giving the protein MSSLLKEDLAKRLFGPRRRRLHEFIEVEGSGAERCYLCAAVTKSEEVEICMVKHLRVDREEKYEIVEKWFLKDLEMIDGKEADTDNPYFDMHFHKVYNLEAYSCASKYTFARTLSKLNEMYLKKDLKIVNFDDTYLNDDSIWSSNNRDCLVLMRICFYASNLLCLSLCPLS
- the EXOC1L gene encoding exocyst complex component 1-like isoform X2, which gives rise to MVKHLRVDREEKYEIVEKWFLKDLEMIDGKEADTDNPYFDMHFHKVYNLEAYSCASKYTFARTLSKLNEMYLKKDLKIVNFDDTYLNDDSIWSSNNRDCLVLMRICFYASNLLCLSLCPLS